TGAATTGGTAAAACTGCAAGCACTGTATGATCACTTGCACCAAGAACATACAACACTGGCTGATGATAACAACAAGCTTAAACAGTCTATTGAAGAAACTACTCAACAAAGGCATTCACTGTTTGCTGATTTTGCTAAAGAGTCACCTGTCGTAATAACTGATGCAGTTATGAATGCGCTAACTAGTCCATCAACTGTTGAAGAACTTGAGCCGCTCAAAACCTTACTAGATAACGCGACTAAGATAGATGGTAAACAACTGCCGTTGAAAAGGAGAGAGCGTTTTCAAGAGTCCCCCTCCCCTACTCCTTCATACTTAGTAGATGAACCACTAGAGTATGGGAATATAGAAACTGCACCAGAGGTTTCTATGTATTAAGGGGAAAAATTTTCCCCTTAATACATAGAAATAATTATTTTTTTCTACTTTAAAATCAATAACTTAAAACAATACAGGATAATATTTATACAAGAAGTCCCAGTTGGGACTTCTTTACTGAGCCTCAGCCTTAAACATTTTAACTAAGAACGCTTTAATTTTATCAATTTCTTCTGAACTTGCATCCAAAATTTCAAACTTACTGTTATTATTGGAAGCAAGGCTGTGCTTGAATTTCGGTGTACCTTTTGCTTTATATACTACTGGCTTCTTCCTAGTTGGCGTTGTTTTCCCCCCCTCCAATAGAGAGCGCTTTAGTTCTTTAAGAACTAGCTCAGCAGATAAAAGTTTATAGCCATTACTTATTTTGTTTACCTTATCATCAAGCATATCTTTCGCTTTACTAAGGAGGTGTGCTTTAGTTCTATCATCCTTTTTTAAAGCACTAGTTATCCAATCAGCTGCCGTTACTGACATATCATTCGGGCTGGTAAATAGTTGCACAAACACTTCTGGAAGTTCTACTAGTCTTTTATATCGAAATGCAGTGCTTCTTGCTATATCTTCAACTTCAGCCAACTGCTCCCAAGTTTTGTATATTCCAGCATTTATATCGTTATAAAAACTCATTGCAGTTTCATAGGCAGATATTGGTCGTTGTTTATTTTCAACTCTAGATAAATGCCTAATATCTTCATTAGGAACATCACCGACAAGAGCCAAGTACTTTCTGCCAGGAATTTGCTTAATACAGTAAAGCCTTCTTGAGCCAGCAATTAGTTCAAACCGTCCATCTTTAGTTGGACGTAAGTAGCCTGGTTCTGACTGTCCATTTTTTCTAATATCCGGAAGGATATCTGATACTGCAGCATCATTTAAAAGTGACTGAATACGCTGATTTATAGTGCTTACATCAATTAAACTGGGTTCAATTTCTCTAAGGGTAAACGAAACACTTTTGCCTGAAAAAGGCATTCGAAGCTCTATTGCACTAGAAGAGCCACTTGCTTGTTTAAGCTGCTCTTTGAGCTGTTCTATTTCATTATCTTTAGCTTTCAGTTTCTCACCAACCATATGAGGAGCACTTTCCTTACCAGCTAACATTGAAGCTGGGTTTACTCCCATAAACTTCTTACCAAAAGAGCTTCTCTTCGGCTTTTCTTCTGCTACTTCAGCAGTTACATCATCAAGATCAAGTAAGTCTTTGCTCATTTATAAAACCCCCTCAGTTTCAAGTGTTTTAGCAATAGAAGACTGTTCTTTTATATTTTCTTTTGACTTTGAAGGCCAAAATGGAAAAATGACATCTGTGAGTATTTCGTTGAAAGGTTTTTCATACATATCTAAGGCTGACTTGATACCTTTCCGGTTGCTTGCTTCTTTTAAATCTTCCTCATAAATGGTTGTCATTTTAGTTCCTTTTTTACCTACTTCATCGGTTTTTTTGACCACATTATGTAGAGTTAAATCACCAAATGTTTGACGTATTATTTTAGCCATCCAATCTGCATAGCCAGCAGTTGCAAATTTTGTTATTAAAACTCTGATATCTGGTACAGGTATTGAGAAGTTACCTTCTTCATAGAATTGAACGGTTTCACCAATAGTGTTGAAAAATTGCATTGTACTTGCAAAGTCAGCCATTTGAGCAGGACAGGGAACAATAGCAACATCACAAGCAGAAAACACATTCATAGTTAGTGTGTTCAAACTTGGCGTTCCATCAACTATAACTACATCATAATCTTTTTTAACCGACTCAATACCATTGCGAATTAATTGGAAGTAGTATTGCTTTTCTTCAATAGTAGATGCAGCTGAAATTAAGTGAGGAAGTTGCATATCTATTGATGAGATAGATAAGCTCCCTGGAATTAAATCAATATTGGGCCAATGAGTGTTTCTAATAGCATAATGGAGTGAACCAAACTCAAATCCTTTTTCATTTATAGTTTCTTCATCTCCTACAACATATGGGGCAATAGTATCTGAATAGTCACAGTCAGTATCTGGCCTGCACCCCATGAAAAAACTCAAAGTACCTTGAGGATCTGTATCAACGAATAAAACTCTATAACCTAAAGTTGCTAAATGTTGACCAAATAACAAAGCAAGAGTAGTTTTCCAGGCTCCCCCCTTAAGATTCAAAAAACCAAGTGTTACTGCACTTTCATCATCAGCTTTATGAGGTAATGTGCCAAAAACCTCTCTCATATGGTTTAGCTCAGAAAGAGTGTAGCCAGCCCTAACATTTCTAACACCGGCTGCATTTTCCTTTAACTTAGGTGGTGGTAACTTTCCATCTTTCTCAGCTGTATAAATAGCTGCTGTAGTGACACCAACAAGATTTGCTGCTTCATGACCTCTAAACCTTCTATTAAGAGATCGACTTGTAATCTGCAAAACTTCTTTATCATTATCACTAAGTTGGCTGTTAGATTTTTTTGCTAAAGCTGACTGAATATTGTTGAGAAGCCCTTCGCCACGACTGGTTATCTTTTCAACGTTTGTAATATAGTTATGATAGGGAGAGTCAAAAGCAGTCATCTACGTAGTCCTAGTTAAAAACATATGTACTTATATAATGTATAACATATAAATACAATTTATATAAGTTTTTTGGTTTTATAAACTAGTTTATATATTGGAATGGTTAACTTTTATACTAAAACTGTTGCCAGAAGACAGGTATAGACTACAGTTTGTAAAAACGGTAAGGACAAAAAAAGGGATATTTAAAATCCCCATTAAATAAAACTATGAATATTCGGTTTTGGTTTATATGCGCATTTAAAATCCACCTGACCTGAGTTCGATATTTACATCCTCGTCAGCTAACTCATCTACTAATTCTTTAGCCCATCCTTCATCTAACAACTCGTCAGCTAGCTGTCTAGTCGTTGTTTTATTCTGTGCTGGCTCATGCTGATCACTCAACTTTTTGCAAATACCAAAATAATATGACTTAGGGTTTTTAATATCACGCCCTCGAGTTTGGGCTAAAAAGTACATGAACATAGCCTCCTGAAGAACTTCAATGGAGTAGACCTTCAGGGCAGCTTTCACTTCTCTAACATCAATTCCTTTAATTACTGTATTCAAATCAATAAATAGCTGTTCTTCTTGCTCAGTAAATACTTCAGGCTCATTAAGGTTAGTAGTTTCTTGCTTTATGTTCTGCTGATTATGATAAATAGTAAATCTTATGCTACTGATTTTCCTTGCCTTTCTAAGCATTTTAAATTTAAAGGTTAGATCAGTTTTTTCAGTAAGTTCCCTCTCTGCTCTCTTTAAAACATACTCTCTCAGGTTACTTATTCTTTCGTGTTTACCATCAGCGATACCCATCATTGCTCTAAACTCATCAATACCAACCTCATAGTATGATTCAGGCCTACTACACTTAATGGGATGGTACTTTCTAAGTACCTCATATACTCGAATTGAATACTTTGAATTTAGATTTCGAATTTGCCGAATTTGATATTTTGTAAAATTCCTACGGAAATCACGTATATAGGGTTCTATGTCTGGGTGAAACTCAAAAGTTACTGATTTATCAGTATCATCATATGTGCTCCTTAGAAAGAAGTTCGACTTAACCAACTTTTTCTCATCAAGCTGTTTATGCCTAATAAGAATTCTTCCTAACTCATCAGTTATTTTATCCATTTCACGATAGAAGAACTGCTTTGATATACCAAGTAGTTCAATTGCTTCACGTGCTGATAATTTAATCGTTGGCAAACTTTCAGCTTCAGGATTTACTTTAGCTATAACTGCTGCTGCTACTTTCTGAGCAACAGCAGAAAGAGAGTAGTTACCTTCAATAAGCTCATTTCTCTTTACTACCAGATTGTTTTGTGCCAAAGCGTTCATCTCCTATAACTGTTACCAATTAACATGATTAGCTTTTAATAGACAAAGATAAATGGTCAACGAGAACAAGTGTTTTCAAAATATTGCTAATATGAGTCAACTTAAACAAGCAATCATGAATAAAATATGAAGCACCAAGTCAACCAAAGCAAGTGGTTAAAGTTCTAATAATTCAGTAGTCAACAAAACCAAGTTACTTTAGGCATTGACTATATTATAGTCAACAATAGCAAGCTGTTTAATAAAACAGTAAATGAGTAAGTCAACAAAAGCAAGTCGTTTAGTCAACAAAAGCAAGCTTTTCGGTCAATTAAAGCAAGTCGTTTAGTCAACAAAAGCAAGCTTTTCGGTCAATTAAAGCAAGTCGTTTAGTCAACAATAACAAGCTATAAAATTCATAAATCCGTTGATATGTCTGGCATGTAGCGCTATACAAAACAAGAAAAACAAGAGTATAAAAACAAGAATAAAACACTGTAAACACACAAACTATTGTATGAATGTTTATATAAAATACACTCTACAACAGATAGAACTTGATATTGTCGTATTCTGATTATGTATTGAGCAATTCGACAGCTTTACTAAGTCGACTACTTTGGTCTTGAGATTTTGGCCAAAGCTTAAAAGCGCGCTTGATACAAGCTTTCTTTTCCATCTCTCCACGAAAGGGGCCTGACCAAACACTACTATTGAATCCATTTTGTTGAGCACAGGCAGTCAATTCAGCTTGTGTCATATAAGTTGTCATATAATCGCCAGTGGATAATTTAGCCACACAATACACACCAATACAGTTGCCTTTTTCCTGATCAGTTAAAAAAGGGTTTGTTTTGTGTTTAGGGGGCTCTAGTGGTCCCAGATACTCAAATCCCTCATTTTGAATATCAACTTCAAACACTCTTTCTGCGACCACAAACTGTACAACACCAGTTTCTAATACAAGGGTATAAAGCCCGTGATAAGTGATGTCCAGCTTACACTCTAAAACTTGAAGCTCTTTGTTATACCTGGGTGTTAGGTAACACAGTTTCTTTTGATGGTTGAGCGTTAAACCTAAACTGGTTGCTTGCAATAAGCTGTCGTGTATCGATTGCGGTGTGCAGTGTTGTAATTTCGTTGATTGCTCAATCTGTGTCTTAGCAAACTGTGCTTCTTCCTGATAATTCAGATTGTACTGGTGATGCTCAACAATGTGCTTAAAACGTGCTTCCGTTTTAATAATGGCTTGAATGTAAGTTGGTTGTGGTGGGGTAGGGGAGTCATGGTTCATAGTCGTACTTTTGATAACCAAGGAGTTAAATTCAATATGGTTGTGCCAGCATCGGTATAGCCTGGCCAGTGATTATTTTCTAAACAGTTTTTGAGTTTGAGTAACCCTTGAATCACTTGCTCATCAGCTAACTGTTTAGTTTCCTCATTAAACGTGATCGACTCACAAATCCCTACGTCTTGATATTCCACTACTAAAAAATCGAATCCGCTAGGTAATAGTCCTGTACACATCTCGAACACATATCGATAAAACGCATCCTGATGCTGATAACCATATTTAGCTGCTTTGGATCTCCACAGTATTGGGTTAGCGGTATCCGCTGTTTTTAAGTCCCATAAATTGAGGGTAGGGGTTAGCCAGTCTATACGGCATTTAAGGGGTAGTTGGGTGATAGGGCAGGTAGTGAATAATGACAGCTCACTGATGCCTGCAGAAAGCACTTCTCGTGCTTCTGGTCGTTCATAGATAGCGTTGATAGCTTGATGGGCCTGTAACCAGGTATGCTTTGCTATAGGCGTCTTGTGTCGGTGTTCAGGTTGCTGCTGATGGTCAAGCATTAGTTGATCCCATACTTTGATATTAGGATCCAGGGATAATAATCGAGAGACTTTATCTGCCTTTCTTTCACCAGCTTTAGTTTTGGGCTGATTGAGCTTGACTAATGCTTGGTCAATATCCGCAGTTGTTTTAAGGGCAGTGGGGTAATCTTCTATGGCTAAGTCACAATAGTAACGGTGATAAACTTGATCAGGTTCTAAACACAGGGCATGAATAAATTCACCTGTCGTTAAGTAGTTAGCCGGCTTTTGATTATTTGGCTTTTTATCTGTATCAATAAATTGATGATAAAAATGCTTAGCGGATTGGTTAATTAACACTTTTAATTGGCTATGAGAATACGCGGGTGCCTGATGGTAATCCTCGGCAGGGAGATTTCGATAAACCCCAGGGACACACTGACCTTGCGCATCCAGGTAGTGCCGTATGACATTACCTGCATCGTGAGCCACTGCTTCCTGAATGGTCAAACCCATTGACTCAAATAAGGATAAATCAGTATTGGGTTTAGGTGCTAAATTTTCAGAATGGTACAAATTTTCATACCGAATAATTAACATTTAAATGGTTAATAATATCGAGAGGGTATTTTTTAAATAACTCATAAAAACAAAAGTAAAATACAATGTTATTCTCGATTAAACTATTTTTTAAGGACATGCCTTTATATTTTTTAATCACAACTATTTAAATTCGTTTCGCGTGGTGATATGTTTTCTCTTGTCACTGATATAGTGTTAGCCACGAGTGTTGCATGGTTTAACCACTCTGCAGAAATAAATAAAAACTTCGCAGTATTTTTTTTATCAGTGATAAACCAGGGGAAAGATAGGACGGGAATGAAGCTGTGTCATTAATTGGATGAGGAGTTGAATCTATGAATCCAGCTTTTATTGAAGCATCAATCGAAATCTTAAACGGTGCACGCCCCGTCGATTTAGCTAAAATTCATAACCTGCATTATGGTGCTTTACGTGATAGCGTCCACCGGTTTTGTCGCCAAAAAAATCGTATTTTATATGATGAACTGTTAATACAGGCCGCCCATTACAGCCGTTCACAGCCCAAGCTATCAGTATTGCGTGCCCATAAAGACGAGTTTTTAGGAACAGAGCCCAGTCAACGACAGGTAGCCATTGTCGCAAAAGAGGTCCGGGTACTCGAAAAACAACACCAACGGCTTAACCAACAATACCGTGAGACTCGGGCATTACTCGAACAGCGGCGGCTTGAGCTGCAGTTAATTGAAAACCAGTCACTTTCACGTTAACAATACCGGCTACCTTAAAAAGTCATTTGATGGGGTAGCTATGCATCGATTTAACAAGGGAAGCCCAAAAGCAGGGCGCTGAGTTTTAAAAAAATGGCAACAGCTATCGAATAAAGCATAAGCCAATGTCATAATAGTATGTAGCAGTGCTACACACTATTATTTTGATTAACAATTCGATATGAATGACATTTGGCTGGCTGTAAAACGGTGTAAGAAACTAAAGACTCAGGGGTTGTCGCAAACTGACATTGCCGTGCGTTTGAAAGTCTCACGGGCAGAAGTGTCTCACTTGTTACGGTTTGATCAATTGCATCCGAAAATTAAAGCGCTGCTCGATAAATATCCGCTATCGTCTGCTCATCTGCGGCATTTAGTAACAGTTAAAAGTATTTACCAGCAAATGCAGCTGATAAAGTTGGCTTATGTGAAGAAGTGGTCTAGTCGTGACCTGGCTGATGAAGTGCTATTACTCGACCAAAGCGACTCGCTATTAAAGTGGGAGACAGCCGCTGACGACCAGTTAGGCAAGCAGCTCTCTTACCTAACTGGCTTTACCGCGGTCGTTAACCGAGGCAAAAAACCGAAGAGCAATAAACTAGGTGGGTATATAGTGTTGGCATTCAATAATGATGAAGAATTAGAGGCTATCATCGAAAAATTAACCAAGGACTAAAAAGGCCAGGACAACTCAACCTGGAAAAAAGGGACATAGTATCCCTACGACCCAACGAGAAAATTGTCGAATTTTTTTAATTACATCAACTGCAGCAACTCATCTTTTAATAATTGAGTATTAATCACTGAGCCGCTATCAGTCGGTGTTTGAAAAATGGATGGAAATAGCAAACTATTATCTAACATGGGAATCACTTCAGTTAAAACAATTTCTACAGTAAATTGAATCGGCTTGTATTGATGCCACTCTTCAATCGCACAAATGGTTGCAAACGCTTCGCTTGGCCAAAGTGGAAACGTATGATAGCCATTGGTTTCTGTTCTCGCCCACCTATTTTTATACAGTGTCCAAATGTGGTTGGTTCTAATGGCTTCTTCAAAAAAATACCGGTAGCGTTTTAAACGTGGCCAGGTAGTAATTGTGGCTAATTCATCAGGCAATGGAGACCGCATGTAATTACCCCATTAATTATTATTATAAATAAAATTTTAAAAAGGAGGGGCCAAAGCCCCTCAAACCAGAGTATCCAATATGTCGTTAAATAGACACACTCTACAAATGTTAAGATTAAGGATTAAGAAATGAACCCAGGGAACTGAGTCCATTACAACAGCGGGTAGTCATTAAGTTAGTCATATACAACAAGAGCAGCACTACCTAATGGTGTGGTTTATTAGTTAGGCTGAAACTTACGTTGATAGGCGACAGTACCGCCTGACCGCTTCCTCTGTCGTGTGTCTACTATAAATGGATACACGGTTTATTATCAATATATAAAGAATATGAATTACAGTAATATAATTGTAATAATGGTTGGTTTGCTCAACAATAAAATAAATATATAAAGGAATAGTTTATCCGATTCAAAACGATAATGACTGCAGCCCATAATGGTTGTATAAGTTTTAATAGACAGATGATTTTCCGATTAAAATGTTTAGTTAGTAAGGAATCTAAAATTTAGTTATGCTATTGCTGTCTATAGCCTAGGTGCAGGAATCGCTTTATGGAAAAGATTTACTAAAAAATCGGTAGCAAAGGATACCGTATAGTAATATAAGTGATTCAAGAATCCTTTATTTACAGTACTTATGGCTTTTACCCACATACTGATGGTATTCATTTCATCCGACTTTATAGTACGTCTCAAGGTATTAACTCAAGCTACATTACCTTTATGTTGTAATGTGGGGCTGGCAGATATTTTTAAACGACTCTATGTATACAACACTAACCGTCTGCTGATGATAAATATATCCTTGAGTTTTAGGTGTTCTAAGGTTAAATATTAACTTTCGGTAATTAAGCAGTTGACATATAATGTATAAGTGTTTTGATGTATTTCTACCTGTTTATAAAATGATACATATTTATACTATGAGTTAAATGGAGTTTAGAATATTGTTTAACCTGTTCAAGAGTAAACCGGAACCAAACCTGTATAAAATAAAAGCAAGTCTTAGTGATGTTGATGGACAGCAAACAGTGATTGTGGAAACAAATGATGCTCCAGGGGCACAGTTTCCTATTCGAGCATTAGACTTAGTGAACTCAAAGAGAAATATGTTAAAGGATTTTAGCATTGATGATATTGTAACCATTTGTAGTTTAGCTTATATCAGAAACAAACCAGAAGTTACTGAAACGGCATACTTAGCGAGACAGTATAAGTATCTTCATATCATTGGCATGGTTTTTTTAGCTGGATTAATAACTGCTAATTTAGCTGCATCAAAAATTGTTAGTGTATTTGGTCTAACACTGGCTGGAGGGCTAATCGTTTATCCTATCACGTTTGTTTGTGTTGATATTTGTACTGAAGTTTATGGGTATAAAAATGCTCGAAAAATGATCTGGGCTGGTATGTTAGTTTCACTATTTCATGTGATTGCAATGCAAATAGCAATTGCATTGCCTGCTGCTCAAAACTGGGAAAACCAAGTAGCATTTGAAGCCATTTTTGATGCATCAGCACGTGTAACCATCGCATCATTAATATCGTTTCTTATAAGTGAATTTGTAAACAGTTATGCTTTGGCGAAAATGAAGTTAGCCTATAAGGGACAAGCTATTTGGTTTCGCGTATTAACCTCTAGTGGGTTAGCAATGCTCCTTGATTGTATAATATTTAAAATTATCGCATTTGCTGGCCTTATACCAGCCAGTCAGCTAGTTACACTAATACTGTCTTCATTTGTATATAGAATCATTGTTGAACTGTTATTCGTACCATTAACTGCTCGTATTGCAAAGTACATTAAATACAAAGAAAATATTGATATATATGATATCAATACAAAATTCACTCCATTTTCAATGGATACTAATTATAAAGTAATTAATAACTTATTCGTAAAAAGACAGGTTTCAATTTAATTATGAACCAATCAATCAGAAGTTTTTTGCCGTATTATACTGATAAGTTTGAATTAACTTCCTTACTTGATACCGTACCTCGTGAACTAAAGCATTGTCCTGTGATCAGGTTACATGATATTCCATTAGTTACCTTAAGCGCAAAGGATAATAAGCCCTATACAAGTACACTAACGATTGAATACACGCCAGATAACAAGCTAGTAGAGTTACACTCACTTAAAGCTTATTTGGAAGCATTTGCTAAACAGACCACTTATTTAGAACAAGTCATAGATGTTATTTACACAGACCTTAAGCAGGTTATTGAACCCTCTTGGCTTAAAATCAGTTTAGAGCGCATAACTGTAATTGGTCTACCTGCTATGCTTGTCATTGATAGTAAAAATGATAATGCTGCATAATTATCAATATAGTGGGGGATATAAGTGTTATCCCGCCACTATGCTTGACTCATTCCTATGGATTTGCATAGCCATGCATAGAATTGATTAAAGACACTTTTTGATGTACATGTTTGCTTCTCCAGACCACGAAATGAGAACTGAGTTTCTACAACTACACCTAGTATTTTTGTGGTTGTTTGATCAAGTATTTCTGTCTTGACAATATCAGGGTTAATTGTCCTGATGAACTCATCATTATTGTCTCTAAAGTATTGGCGAATATAAAAGCCACCATCTAGGCGGTTAGATAACAAAATAATGTCGCCGTTTTGTGCTTGAATTTCGCAATCAACGATAATTACAGAGTCTTTTTGAAAAGAAGGGCTATAGAAGTCAGTATCTATTTTTACTGCTAAGCCATGGCCTGCTAGTCTGTAACCAGTACGTATCCACTCAAACTGTCTATTACACTCTGTAGTATCGTGCTGGCTTAAATACTGATTAAGAGCACTCATGACAATAACAGGTAAGAGTGCTGCTGCCTGATCATTGAGGGTGTTGAGAGTATGTTGAGAATTTCTTGTAGAATTCAGCCCTAATAGTTGATCAATAGATACATTAAAAAACTTGGCTATTGGAACTAAAGTGTTTACTGTTGGGTTTGCGGAATGGTTGTTTAGTAACCGTGAAATAGTAGCTATGGGTACGCCAGTGAGTTTCGAGAGTGTTTTTTCATCCACTCCAGAGCGACGCATTAAACTGTCTAATTGAGTGGAAATTTGGCTTTCAATCATAAGATACACAAATAATAAAGTTTATTACAAGGCACGTACCAATACCCCCTACATAAGTTAAGTCAACCCTATTCTATAGTTAGCTTTCTGCATTGCAACACTACTTATGGCCTATTTATTTTTATTACCATATATGAAATAAGCAATATATCATATATAATTGAACCCTCGTTACATTGTTATGTACAACATAGCTTAACCTACTGCTGTATCAGGAAATGGAGTTATTAATAAGTAGAGGGATATATGCGCATAGCAAATACTCACCCATCAATTACATATTCAAAGAGACTGCACTTTTGGCTTACTACAAAGCTGAGCTGGTTACCAATAACACAGCTGGTGTTTAATCATATATCACATGAGAGGGGAATAGTCTGTTTTACTTCAGATGATGTATGGCACCGTTCATATTGGGAAACTGGTTTTCAAAATCAAATTGTGAGGAGAATAAATCCTGGATTTCACTCATGGAGAATTAACGGGTCGCTTCATGAAGAAGCAAAGCATGCAAAAACCAGGGGGATACTGTATAAATTAGATATAGTGCATAAGTATGATAGTTACTCTAATGTAATTAGTCTTGGCTCCAGACAACCAGGAGATATTTTATATGAAGAAATTGCTAATAATTTTGATAAATTTAACTACTGTATGCGTTTACTAACACACTATGTAGACAAGCTTATTTCAGAGCATAATTCAAATATATATCTTGAACCAGATATTGATATAAAAACCCAATTTAGCAAGTTAGAGGAAGCAAATCATGAATACATTGATACTATTTATAACTTAACAAATAGAGAAATAGAATATATTAATCAGTTAAGGTTCAATTTGCCGTATAAAGTTATTGCTCATGAAATGGGGGTAACAGAGGCAGGTGTTTCTGCTGCAATACAGAAAATTAAAAAGAAGCTACAAGTTAACTCAAAAGGAGATATATTGCGTAAAGTAAGTGATATGGGGTAAACAAATATATGTTCAAGCAAATCCACCATATAGCCATAACATGTAAGTCTTTAGAAAAATTAAAAGAATTCTACATAAAACTTGGGTTTAAATTGCAAAAATCATATCAAGATGATGAAGTTATAATAGCCCACTTAAATTTAAAAGGGACTTTGATAGAGCTATTTGAATTTAATGGCTCTATTAAAAGTATAAGAGTAAAAAGATGGGATATTAAGCTTAAAGAGCCTGGTTTAGTACATTTTGCTTTAGCAGTTGATGATATTAAGGCAGCAAAACAATGGGTAAATGATCAATTAAGTGTTTCAACAACTGAAGTAACCTATGGGCGTACAGGTATCAACTACTTTTTTATGCATGATCCAGAGGGCAATGCTATTGAGGTTGTTGAGTGTAACTGAACTTTTTACAAGGAGTCGCAGGGAGTAATGCAATTAAGTAATAAGTATGCAGCAATGGTTGTTGCAGGAAATGCATTTGAATGGTTAGATTTTGTCGTATATGCCAGTCTATCAAGCATACTTAGCCAAGTCTTTTTTCCTGACGCGGATATCAAGTCAGGGCTTATCATGACAATCACGATTTTTTCAATTTCATTTATTGCAAGGCCATTAGGGGGACTAATATTTGGCCATATAGGAGATGTTTATGGCCGTCGAATAGCTTTATATGCGTCAGGTGGTTTGTTGGCTATCGCTTCGATAGGGGTTGCTATTATGCCAACCTACGCAACTATCGGTTTAGCTGCACCATTACTACTGCTTATTTTTCGGTTGTTACAATCCATGGCCATTGGTGGTGAGTTTCCTACGATGGTAACTTTCTTG
This sequence is a window from Spartinivicinus ruber. Protein-coding genes within it:
- a CDS encoding ParB/RepB/Spo0J family partition protein — encoded protein: MLAGKESAPHMVGEKLKAKDNEIEQLKEQLKQASGSSSAIELRMPFSGKSVSFTLREIEPSLIDVSTINQRIQSLLNDAAVSDILPDIRKNGQSEPGYLRPTKDGRFELIAGSRRLYCIKQIPGRKYLALVGDVPNEDIRHLSRVENKQRPISAYETAMSFYNDINAGIYKTWEQLAEVEDIARSTAFRYKRLVELPEVFVQLFTSPNDMSVTAADWITSALKKDDRTKAHLLSKAKDMLDDKVNKISNGYKLLSAELVLKELKRSLLEGGKTTPTRKKPVVYKAKGTPKFKHSLASNNNSKFEILDASSEEIDKIKAFLVKMFKAEAQ
- a CDS encoding AAA family ATPase → MTAFDSPYHNYITNVEKITSRGEGLLNNIQSALAKKSNSQLSDNDKEVLQITSRSLNRRFRGHEAANLVGVTTAAIYTAEKDGKLPPPKLKENAAGVRNVRAGYTLSELNHMREVFGTLPHKADDESAVTLGFLNLKGGAWKTTLALLFGQHLATLGYRVLFVDTDPQGTLSFFMGCRPDTDCDYSDTIAPYVVGDEETINEKGFEFGSLHYAIRNTHWPNIDLIPGSLSISSIDMQLPHLISAASTIEEKQYYFQLIRNGIESVKKDYDVVIVDGTPSLNTLTMNVFSACDVAIVPCPAQMADFASTMQFFNTIGETVQFYEEGNFSIPVPDIRVLITKFATAGYADWMAKIIRQTFGDLTLHNVVKKTDEVGKKGTKMTTIYEEDLKEASNRKGIKSALDMYEKPFNEILTDVIFPFWPSKSKENIKEQSSIAKTLETEGVL
- a CDS encoding replication initiation protein; the encoded protein is MAQNNLVVKRNELIEGNYSLSAVAQKVAAAVIAKVNPEAESLPTIKLSAREAIELLGISKQFFYREMDKITDELGRILIRHKQLDEKKLVKSNFFLRSTYDDTDKSVTFEFHPDIEPYIRDFRRNFTKYQIRQIRNLNSKYSIRVYEVLRKYHPIKCSRPESYYEVGIDEFRAMMGIADGKHERISNLREYVLKRAERELTEKTDLTFKFKMLRKARKISSIRFTIYHNQQNIKQETTNLNEPEVFTEQEEQLFIDLNTVIKGIDVREVKAALKVYSIEVLQEAMFMYFLAQTRGRDIKNPKSYYFGICKKLSDQHEPAQNKTTTRQLADELLDEGWAKELVDELADEDVNIELRSGGF
- a CDS encoding recombinase RecT; this translates as MNHDSPTPPQPTYIQAIIKTEARFKHIVEHHQYNLNYQEEAQFAKTQIEQSTKLQHCTPQSIHDSLLQATSLGLTLNHQKKLCYLTPRYNKELQVLECKLDITYHGLYTLVLETGVVQFVVAERVFEVDIQNEGFEYLGPLEPPKHKTNPFLTDQEKGNCIGVYCVAKLSTGDYMTTYMTQAELTACAQQNGFNSSVWSGPFRGEMEKKACIKRAFKLWPKSQDQSSRLSKAVELLNT
- a CDS encoding PD-(D/E)XK nuclease-like domain-containing protein is translated as MYHSENLAPKPNTDLSLFESMGLTIQEAVAHDAGNVIRHYLDAQGQCVPGVYRNLPAEDYHQAPAYSHSQLKVLINQSAKHFYHQFIDTDKKPNNQKPANYLTTGEFIHALCLEPDQVYHRYYCDLAIEDYPTALKTTADIDQALVKLNQPKTKAGERKADKVSRLLSLDPNIKVWDQLMLDHQQQPEHRHKTPIAKHTWLQAHQAINAIYERPEAREVLSAGISELSLFTTCPITQLPLKCRIDWLTPTLNLWDLKTADTANPILWRSKAAKYGYQHQDAFYRYVFEMCTGLLPSGFDFLVVEYQDVGICESITFNEETKQLADEQVIQGLLKLKNCLENNHWPGYTDAGTTILNLTPWLSKVRL
- a CDS encoding ParB/RepB/Spo0J family partition protein; the protein is MNDIWLAVKRCKKLKTQGLSQTDIAVRLKVSRAEVSHLLRFDQLHPKIKALLDKYPLSSAHLRHLVTVKSIYQQMQLIKLAYVKKWSSRDLADEVLLLDQSDSLLKWETAADDQLGKQLSYLTGFTAVVNRGKKPKSNKLGGYIVLAFNNDEELEAIIEKLTKD
- a CDS encoding DUF2750 domain-containing protein, with protein sequence MRSPLPDELATITTWPRLKRYRYFFEEAIRTNHIWTLYKNRWARTETNGYHTFPLWPSEAFATICAIEEWHQYKPIQFTVEIVLTEVIPMLDNSLLFPSIFQTPTDSGSVINTQLLKDELLQLM